From one Mycobacterium colombiense CECT 3035 genomic stretch:
- a CDS encoding cob(I)yrinic acid a,c-diamide adenosyltransferase encodes MAVHLTRIYTRTGDDGTTGLSDFSRVSKNDPRLVAYADCDEANSAIGVAVAVGQPDEKLTGVLRQIQNDLFDAGADLSTPVVDNPEYPPLRVTQPYIDRLEKWCDTYNEPLPKLNSFVLPGGSPLSALLHVARTVVRRAERSAWAAIDSAPGQVNVLPAKYLNRLSDLLFILSRVANPDGDVLWKPGGENAGT; translated from the coding sequence ATGGCTGTACACCTGACGCGCATCTACACCCGAACCGGCGATGACGGCACCACGGGATTGAGTGACTTCTCGCGGGTCTCCAAGAACGACCCGCGGCTGGTGGCGTACGCCGATTGTGACGAAGCCAACTCGGCGATCGGCGTCGCCGTCGCCGTGGGTCAGCCGGACGAGAAGCTCACGGGTGTGTTGCGGCAGATCCAGAACGACTTGTTCGACGCCGGCGCGGATCTGTCGACGCCGGTGGTCGACAACCCCGAGTATCCGCCGCTGCGGGTCACCCAGCCCTACATCGATCGGCTCGAAAAATGGTGTGACACATATAACGAGCCGCTGCCGAAGCTGAATTCGTTTGTGCTGCCCGGTGGTTCGCCATTGTCGGCGTTGCTGCACGTCGCCCGCACCGTGGTACGTCGAGCCGAGCGGTCGGCGTGGGCGGCCATCGACTCCGCGCCCGGGCAGGTCAACGTCCTGCCGGCGAAGTACCTGAACCGCCTGTCGGATCTGCTGTTCATCCTGTCGCGCGTGGCCAACCCCGACGGGGACGTGTTGTGGAAACCCGGCGGCGAGAACGCCGGCACGTAG
- a CDS encoding DUF2550 domain-containing protein translates to MSAPMVGMVVLVVVLASAVVGLSYRLWKLRQGGTAGIMRDIPAVGGHGWRHGVIRYRGGEAAFYRLSSLRLWPDRRLSRRGVEIVSRRAPRGDEFDIMTDEIVVIELRDTTQDRRSGYEIAFDKGALTAFLSWLESRPSPRSRRRSL, encoded by the coding sequence ATGAGCGCGCCCATGGTCGGCATGGTCGTGCTCGTCGTCGTGCTGGCCAGCGCCGTCGTCGGGCTGAGCTATCGGCTCTGGAAGCTGCGCCAGGGCGGCACCGCGGGGATCATGCGAGACATTCCCGCGGTCGGTGGGCACGGCTGGCGGCACGGCGTAATTCGTTACCGCGGTGGTGAAGCCGCGTTCTACCGGCTTTCCAGTCTGCGACTGTGGCCCGATCGGCGGCTGAGCCGGCGGGGCGTGGAGATCGTGTCCCGGCGCGCGCCGCGCGGCGACGAGTTCGACATCATGACCGACGAGATCGTCGTCATCGAGCTACGCGACACGACCCAGGATCGTAGGTCCGGATACGAGATCGCCTTCGACAAGGGCGCGTTGACCGCGTTCCTGTCCTGGCTGGAGTCGCGTCCGTCACCGCGGTCACGCCGGCGCAGCCTGTAG
- a CDS encoding F0F1 ATP synthase subunit epsilon: MAELNVEIVAVDRKIWSGEATFLFTRTTVGEIGIMPRHIPLVGQLVDDAMVRVEREGEDDLRIAVDGGFLSVTEESVTILAESAEFESEIDESAAREAAESDDPRIAARGRARLRAVGAID; encoded by the coding sequence ATGGCTGAATTGAACGTTGAGATAGTCGCCGTCGACCGCAAGATCTGGTCGGGTGAAGCAACGTTTCTGTTCACCCGCACCACCGTCGGCGAGATCGGCATCATGCCGCGGCACATCCCGCTGGTGGGTCAGTTGGTCGACGACGCAATGGTGCGCGTCGAACGAGAGGGCGAAGACGATCTGCGTATCGCGGTCGACGGTGGATTCCTTTCTGTCACTGAGGAATCGGTGACGATCCTGGCCGAATCCGCAGAGTTCGAGTCGGAGATCGACGAGAGCGCCGCCAGAGAGGCCGCTGAGTCTGACGATCCGCGTATCGCCGCCAGAGGGCGCGCGAGATTGCGCGCCGTCGGCGCGATCGACTAA
- the atpD gene encoding F0F1 ATP synthase subunit beta, whose translation MTATDEKTTRSETSGRVVRITGPVVDVEFPRGSVPDLFNALNADITFEELKKTLTLEVAQHLGDNLVRTISLQPTDGLVRGVEVTDSGKSISVPVGQEVKGHVFNALGDCLDKPGYGEDFEHWSIHRKPPPFEELEPRTEMLETGLKVVDLLTPYVRGGKIALFGGAGVGKTVLIQEMINRIARNFGGTSVFAGVGERTREGNDLWVELKEADVLKDTALVFGQMDEPPGTRMRVALSALTMAEWFRDEAGQDVLLFIDNIFRFTQAGSEVSTLLGRMPSAVGYQPTLADEMGELQERITSTRGKSITSMQAVYVPADDYTDPAPATTFAHLDATTELSRSVFSKGIFPAVDPLASSSTILDPSVVGDEHYRVAQEVIRILQRYKDLQDIIAILGIDELSEEDKQLVQRARRIERFLSQNMMAAEQFTGQPGSTVPLKETIEAFDRLTKGDFDHIPEQAFFLIGGLDDLAKKAEGFGAKLES comes from the coding sequence ATGACTGCTACTGACGAAAAGACCACACGCTCCGAGACCAGCGGCCGCGTGGTGCGAATCACCGGCCCGGTGGTCGACGTCGAGTTCCCGCGCGGTTCCGTGCCGGATCTGTTCAACGCGCTCAACGCCGACATCACGTTCGAGGAGCTCAAGAAGACCCTGACGCTCGAGGTCGCCCAGCACCTCGGCGACAACCTGGTGCGCACCATCTCGCTGCAGCCCACCGACGGTCTGGTGCGCGGCGTCGAGGTGACGGACAGCGGCAAGTCGATCTCGGTGCCGGTCGGCCAGGAGGTCAAGGGCCACGTCTTCAACGCGCTGGGCGACTGCCTGGACAAGCCCGGCTACGGAGAAGACTTCGAGCACTGGTCGATTCACCGCAAGCCGCCGCCGTTCGAGGAGCTCGAGCCCCGCACCGAGATGCTCGAGACGGGTCTGAAGGTCGTCGACCTGCTCACCCCGTACGTGCGTGGTGGCAAGATCGCGCTGTTCGGCGGTGCCGGCGTCGGCAAGACGGTGCTGATCCAGGAGATGATCAACCGTATTGCCCGAAACTTCGGTGGCACTTCGGTTTTCGCCGGCGTCGGTGAGCGCACCCGCGAGGGCAACGACCTGTGGGTCGAGCTCAAGGAAGCCGACGTGCTCAAGGACACCGCGCTGGTCTTCGGTCAGATGGACGAGCCGCCCGGCACCCGTATGCGGGTGGCTCTGTCCGCACTGACCATGGCCGAGTGGTTCCGCGACGAGGCCGGGCAGGACGTGCTGCTGTTCATCGACAACATCTTCCGGTTCACCCAGGCCGGATCCGAGGTGTCGACCCTGCTCGGTCGTATGCCGTCGGCCGTGGGCTACCAGCCCACCCTGGCTGACGAGATGGGCGAGCTGCAGGAGCGCATCACTTCGACGCGAGGCAAGTCGATTACGTCCATGCAGGCCGTCTACGTGCCCGCCGACGACTACACCGACCCGGCGCCGGCGACGACGTTCGCCCACCTCGACGCCACCACCGAGCTGTCGCGTTCGGTGTTCTCCAAGGGCATCTTCCCCGCGGTGGACCCGCTGGCGTCGAGCTCGACCATCCTCGACCCGAGCGTCGTGGGTGACGAGCACTACCGGGTGGCGCAGGAAGTCATCCGAATCCTGCAGCGCTACAAGGACCTGCAGGACATCATCGCGATCCTGGGTATCGACGAGCTGTCCGAAGAGGACAAGCAGCTCGTCCAGCGTGCGCGACGGATCGAGCGATTCCTGTCGCAGAACATGATGGCGGCCGAGCAGTTCACCGGTCAGCCGGGCTCGACGGTGCCGCTGAAGGAGACCATCGAGGCGTTCGACCGCCTGACCAAGGGCGATTTCGACCACATCCCGGAGCAGGCGTTCTTCCTGATCGGTGGCCTCGACGACCTGGCGAAGAAGGCCGAAGGCTTTGGCGCCAAACTGGAATCCTGA
- a CDS encoding F0F1 ATP synthase subunit gamma, with the protein MAATLRELRGRIRSAGSIKKITKAQEMIATSRIGKAQARLESARPYAFQITSMLTTLSSEAALDHPLLVERDEPKRAGILVVSSDRGLCGAYNSSIFRRSEELFSLLRQEGKTPVVYTVGRKALNYFKFRNWDITESWTGFSEQPSYENAAEIASTLVEAFMAGTGDDESQDGQGVDELHIVYSEFKSMMSQAAVAHRIAPLVVEYVEETDELHTLYSFEPDATTLFEALLPRYVTTRVYAALLESAASELASRQRAMKSATDNADDLIKELTLMANRERQAQITQEISEIVGGANALADAK; encoded by the coding sequence ATGGCTGCAACACTTCGCGAACTACGCGGCCGGATCCGTTCGGCAGGGTCGATCAAGAAGATCACCAAGGCCCAGGAGATGATCGCGACCTCGCGCATCGGTAAGGCGCAGGCCCGGTTGGAATCCGCACGGCCCTACGCATTCCAGATCACCTCGATGCTCACCACGCTCTCCTCGGAAGCCGCGCTGGATCACCCGCTGCTGGTGGAGCGCGACGAGCCGAAGCGGGCCGGCATCCTGGTGGTGTCCTCGGACCGTGGCCTGTGCGGCGCGTACAACTCGAGCATCTTCCGTCGCTCCGAGGAGCTGTTCTCCCTGCTGCGGCAGGAGGGCAAGACGCCGGTTGTCTACACGGTGGGCCGAAAGGCGCTGAACTACTTCAAGTTCCGCAACTGGGATATCACGGAATCGTGGACCGGATTCTCCGAGCAACCCTCATATGAGAACGCCGCGGAGATCGCGTCCACTTTGGTCGAGGCCTTCATGGCCGGCACGGGGGACGACGAGTCACAGGACGGGCAGGGCGTCGACGAGCTGCACATCGTCTACTCGGAGTTCAAGTCGATGATGTCGCAGGCCGCGGTTGCCCACCGCATCGCTCCGCTGGTCGTGGAATACGTCGAGGAGACCGACGAACTGCACACCTTGTACTCGTTCGAGCCGGACGCGACAACGCTTTTCGAGGCACTGCTGCCGCGGTATGTGACGACCCGGGTTTACGCGGCGCTACTCGAATCGGCGGCATCGGAGCTCGCGTCGCGGCAGCGGGCGATGAAGTCCGCGACGGACAACGCGGATGACCTGATCAAAGAGCTCACGCTGATGGCGAACCGCGAGCGGCAGGCCCAGATCACCCAAGAGATCAGCGAAATCGTCGGTGGCGCAAACGCGCTCGCCGACGCTAAGTAG
- the atpA gene encoding F0F1 ATP synthase subunit alpha: MAELTISADDIQSAIEEYVGSFTSDTAREEVGTVVDAGDGIAHVEGLPSVMTQELLEFPGGVLGVALNLDEHSVGAVILGDFEKIEEGQQVKRTGEVLSVPVGDAFLGRVVNPLGQPIDGRGDIDTDIRRALEIQAPSVVQRQSVSEPLQTGIKAIDAMTPIGRGQRQLIIGDRKTGKTAVCVDTILNQRENWESGDERKQVRCVYVAIGQKGTTIASVRRALEEGGAMDYTTIVAAPASDSAGFKWLAPYTGSAIAQHWMYDGKHVLIVFDDLSKQAEAYRAISLLLRRPPGREAYPGDVFYLHSRLLERCAKLSDELGGGSLTGLPIIETKANDISAYIPTNVISITDGQCFLESDLFNQGVRPAINVGVSVSRVGGAAQIKAMKEVAGSLRLDLSQYRELESFAAFASDLDATSKAQLERGERLVELLKQPQYQPMPVEEQVVSIFLGTGGHLDSVPVEDVRRFETELLDHMRASEEKFLAGVRDSGKLSEEGENQLTEIINNFKKGFAATGGGSVVPDEHVEALDEEDLAKESVQVKKEKPKDKQDSKASGKDKK; encoded by the coding sequence ATGGCCGAGTTGACAATCTCCGCTGATGACATCCAGAGCGCCATCGAGGAGTACGTAGGCTCTTTTACGTCCGACACCGCTAGGGAAGAGGTCGGTACCGTCGTCGACGCCGGGGACGGCATCGCGCACGTCGAAGGCTTGCCCTCGGTCATGACCCAGGAGCTGCTCGAGTTCCCCGGCGGCGTCCTCGGCGTTGCCCTGAACCTCGACGAGCACAGCGTCGGCGCGGTGATCCTGGGTGACTTCGAAAAGATCGAAGAGGGACAGCAGGTCAAGCGCACCGGCGAAGTCTTGTCCGTCCCCGTCGGCGACGCCTTCCTGGGCCGCGTCGTCAACCCGCTCGGCCAGCCGATCGACGGCCGCGGCGACATCGACACCGACATCCGCCGCGCGCTGGAAATCCAGGCGCCGTCGGTGGTGCAGCGCCAGAGCGTGAGCGAGCCGCTGCAGACCGGTATCAAGGCCATCGACGCGATGACCCCGATCGGTCGCGGCCAGCGACAGCTGATCATCGGCGACCGCAAGACCGGCAAGACCGCCGTCTGCGTCGACACCATCCTCAACCAGCGGGAGAACTGGGAGAGCGGTGACGAGCGCAAGCAGGTGCGCTGCGTGTACGTGGCCATCGGCCAGAAGGGCACCACGATCGCCTCCGTCCGGCGCGCGCTGGAAGAGGGCGGCGCGATGGACTACACCACCATCGTCGCGGCGCCGGCATCCGACTCGGCCGGGTTCAAATGGCTTGCGCCGTACACCGGTTCGGCGATCGCCCAGCACTGGATGTACGACGGCAAGCACGTGCTGATCGTCTTCGACGACCTGAGCAAGCAGGCCGAGGCGTACCGGGCGATCTCATTGCTGCTGCGTCGCCCGCCGGGTCGCGAGGCCTACCCCGGCGACGTGTTCTACCTGCACTCGCGGCTGCTGGAGCGCTGCGCGAAGCTGTCCGACGAACTCGGTGGTGGGTCACTGACCGGGCTGCCGATCATCGAGACCAAGGCCAACGACATCTCCGCCTATATCCCGACCAACGTCATCTCCATCACCGACGGGCAGTGCTTCCTGGAGTCCGACCTGTTCAACCAGGGTGTGCGGCCCGCCATCAACGTCGGTGTGTCGGTATCCCGCGTGGGTGGTGCCGCGCAGATCAAGGCGATGAAGGAGGTCGCGGGCTCGCTGCGGTTGGACTTGTCGCAGTACCGCGAGCTGGAGTCGTTCGCCGCGTTCGCCTCGGACCTGGACGCGACGTCCAAGGCGCAGCTGGAGCGCGGTGAACGCCTGGTCGAGCTGCTCAAGCAGCCGCAGTACCAGCCCATGCCGGTTGAGGAGCAGGTGGTTTCGATCTTCCTGGGCACCGGCGGTCACCTGGACTCGGTGCCCGTCGAGGACGTCCGGCGCTTCGAGACCGAGCTGCTGGACCACATGCGGGCCTCGGAAGAGAAGTTCCTGGCCGGCGTCCGCGACAGCGGAAAGCTTTCGGAAGAGGGCGAGAACCAGCTCACCGAGATCATCAACAACTTCAAGAAGGGCTTCGCGGCCACCGGCGGGGGATCGGTCGTGCCCGACGAACACGTCGAGGCCCTGGACGAGGAAGACCTCGCGAAGGAGTCGGTGCAGGTCAAGAAGGAGAAGCCGAAGGACAAGCAGGATTCCAAGGCCTCCGGCAAGGACAAGAAGTAG
- a CDS encoding F0F1 ATP synthase subunit B/delta: MSTFIGQLVGFAAIVFLVVRYVVPPVRRLMAARQDAVRQQLKDAATASDRLTESTTAHSKAVEDAKTEGERVVAEAQTDAGRIVEQLRAQADVESERISLQGSRQVDLLRTQLSRQLRLELGHEAVRQAGELVRNYVADAKQQSATVDRFLDELDEMAPAAADVQYPLMTKMRSSSRVALANLSDKFSVIANDLDSKALSSLSSELVEVAQMLDREIVVTRYLTVPAEDATPRVKLIERLLSGKVGDATLDVLRSAVSERWSANSDLIDGIEHVSRQALLEVAEREDKVDEVEEQLFRFSRILDAQPRLSILLGDYSVPVEGRVALLRKVLDSASGRVNPIVTALLSQTVELLRGQPAEEAVQFLTQVAVARRGEIVAQVSAAAELSDDQRSRLVEVLGRIYGHTVAVQLQIDAELLGGLLISVADEVIDGTLASRLAAAQAQLPD; encoded by the coding sequence TTTGCGGCCATCGTGTTCCTGGTGGTGCGTTACGTCGTGCCGCCAGTGCGTCGGCTGATGGCCGCGCGGCAGGACGCCGTGCGCCAGCAGCTGAAAGATGCGGCAACGGCGAGTGATCGGCTGACCGAGTCCACCACGGCGCACAGCAAGGCCGTGGAAGACGCAAAGACGGAGGGCGAACGCGTCGTCGCGGAGGCCCAGACCGACGCGGGCCGCATCGTCGAGCAGTTGCGGGCCCAGGCGGATGTCGAGTCCGAACGCATCAGCCTGCAGGGCAGCCGCCAGGTCGATCTCTTGCGCACCCAGCTGAGCCGACAGCTCCGGTTGGAACTCGGCCACGAAGCGGTGCGTCAGGCGGGCGAGTTGGTGCGCAACTACGTCGCCGACGCCAAACAGCAGTCGGCCACCGTCGACAGGTTCCTCGACGAGCTCGACGAGATGGCGCCGGCGGCGGCCGACGTCCAGTACCCGTTGATGACCAAGATGCGCTCGTCGAGTCGCGTCGCGCTGGCCAACCTGTCGGACAAGTTCAGCGTCATAGCCAATGACCTTGACAGCAAAGCGCTTTCAAGTCTCTCCAGTGAGCTGGTAGAGGTTGCCCAGATGCTGGACCGCGAGATCGTCGTCACGCGGTATCTCACCGTGCCCGCCGAGGACGCGACCCCTAGGGTGAAGCTGATCGAGCGGCTGCTCTCCGGCAAGGTCGGCGACGCCACGCTCGACGTGCTGCGCTCGGCGGTATCGGAGCGATGGTCGGCCAACTCCGACCTCATCGACGGTATCGAGCACGTGTCGCGGCAGGCGTTGCTCGAAGTCGCCGAACGTGAGGACAAAGTCGACGAGGTCGAAGAACAGCTGTTCAGGTTCTCCCGCATCCTCGACGCGCAGCCGCGACTTTCCATCCTCTTGGGCGACTACTCCGTTCCGGTGGAAGGGCGAGTCGCGTTGTTGCGCAAGGTGCTTGACAGCGCAAGCGGCAGGGTCAACCCCATTGTGACTGCGCTGCTGAGCCAGACGGTCGAACTGCTGCGAGGCCAGCCGGCCGAGGAGGCCGTTCAGTTCTTGACACAAGTCGCCGTGGCTCGTCGCGGCGAGATCGTCGCCCAGGTCAGTGCGGCGGCCGAACTCAGCGACGACCAGCGGTCTCGTCTCGTCGAGGTGCTCGGCCGCATCTACGGTCACACCGTGGCGGTGCAGCTGCAGATCGATGCCGAACTACTGGGCGGCCTGCTCATCTCCGTGGCCGACGAAGTGATCGACGGGACGCTCGCTTCTCGACTTGCCGCTGCCCAGGCTCAATTGCCTGACTGA